A region of Drosophila mauritiana strain mau12 chromosome 3L, ASM438214v1, whole genome shotgun sequence DNA encodes the following proteins:
- the LOC117142061 gene encoding transcription initiation factor TFIID subunit 8, whose amino-acid sequence MNTYDEVLSTVLDNLLASKNCEVVDEVLRQSMLELLRGRFREIANRTTNWSNHAGRCAPSYFDLERTFMRMNIRVGELKAMYEGQPDSLALVECKPPETQDQDFHSGPPPMLSSTKAMVLASTTYIPDYLPPFPGAHTYKNSPIEKVTDRSYVAVRNRHAENELSTQKALNQYYLRCNPNISLFEETQRDGSGHVLDLGLPKKLPYSDALMPRNEVFDTDIYAPIEVITHKALDCRFLEKPKLHSSRPSPGNFEDEDVEMEERCSPGGLGVEKPN is encoded by the exons ATGAATACCTACGACGAGGTCTTGTCCACAGTGCTGGACAATTTGCTGGCATCCAAGAACTGTGAGGTGGTCGACGAAGTACTGCGTCAGTCGATGCTGGAACTTTTGCGTGGCA GATTCCGTGAGATTGCCAATCGGACCACCAATTGGTCCAATCACGCCGGTCGCTGTGCACCCAGCTACTTTGATCTGGAGCGCACCTTCATGAGGATGAACATCAGGGTGGGCGAGCTCAAGGCCATGTACGAGGGTCAACCGGATTCGTTGGCCTTGGTTGAGTGTAAACCACCGGAGACACAAGACCAGGACTTCCACAGTGGGCCACCACCCATGCTGAGCTCCACAAAGGCCATGGTATTGGCCTCCACCACGTACATTCCGGACTATTTGCCACCATTTCCAGGAGCGCACACCTATAAGAATTCGCCCATTGAGAAGGTTACGGATCGCAGTTATGTGGCCGTGAGGAATCGCCATGCCGAGAATGAGCTGAGCACCCAAAAGGCTTTAAATCAATACTACCTGAGGTGCAACCCCAATATATCGCTGTTCGAAGAAACCCAACGCGATGGAAGTGGCCACGTTTTGGATTTGGGTCTGCCCAAGAAACTTCCTTATTCGGACGCCCTGATGCCGAGAAATGAGGTCTTTGATACGGACATCTATGCTCCCATCGAGGTGATAACCCATAAAG CCCTCGACTGCCGTTTCTTGGAGAAGCCCAAGTTGCACAGTTCACGCCCATCCCCTGGAAATTTCGAAGACGAAGACGTGGAAATGGAGGAGCGCTGCAGTCCAGGCGGACTAGGGGTTGAAAAACCGAATTAA
- the LOC117142059 gene encoding trichohyalin isoform X1 produces the protein MCGSHKMWCCQVFILALFAHIIAAEFHGSAARAEINFEGPSPAHSQDAAAPTSRPKRRVYALCPPKFHRVGTDCYSLVDQRSSWLEAHFFCKDKNANLTEPGKHADRKLRLFLQKQDALSGENDPIWLGATYDHHNNRWQWSMSGRNLSTDSFSRTDPAYVQLISNSQPLDNNCAIYDPSLKYRWSARPCSDKLRFICQHKMPKVSGPNRYKIYNRWNATYPNEQANEVVLEILEPRENDRRYHRRVKAEDSDEEMIIPDRRRNNNRRNNHRNRQIKNQNQHPNDVNYQPAQQRQRNRPRTSTVAPTTTQPVSQSNDVLVPSPTPQQMTQYDRKLQRQRERERRRQLRRQERQKLAREQKRERQRRLKEERQRLQREEQQRRQRLQHDDPKPQVIDELRQRSGEDLDKKQRDEHEQNLRNEQEKKLREEQQKQRDEQEQRNREEQDRLKQEEDEHQARNHQQELKENQEQQLRELKAKQEREKQEREYQQQKRERELELLKQRQAEADRQHAADEEAEKLRLERIQKQRELEAQQRREREEQRRKQREEQEEQDRQNHAKRLAEEKRLRDLYAERIRLANSEREKQLAEAHETKRLEELKLKEQLKKQEDERQEQIRREQEEEEKRLELERLEEARRFEEKELKRLHEENQRREEQKLQREREIALREAAEKKLAEEEEMLRKEVAEEERKVKQRLEDDMRQAEEARKAKEAEERAAEEAKAAEQKRRVEAAKKKADEEVKAKLEEKRREYVTRISALSPEDQKKFIEMRKRRKQLKEKKERDQRAKELKRIQQAMRLDDNE, from the exons ATGTGTGGCAGCCATAAAATGTGGTGCTGTCAAGTATTTATCTTAGCTTTAT TTGCTCACATAATTGCGGCGGAGTTCCACGGAAGTGCAGCTCGCGCCGAAATCAACTTCGAAGGCCCCTCGCCTGCTCACAGTCAGGATGCAGCAGCTCCAACTTCCAGGCCAAAGCGCCGTGTATACGCCTTGTGTCCACCGAAATTCCATCGCGTGGGCACCGATTGCTACTCGCTGGTCGATCAGCGCAGCAGTTGGTTGGAGGCACACTTCTTCTGCAAGGACAAAAACGCCAATCTCACAGAGCCGGGCAAACACGCCGACCGCAAGCTGAGACTTTTCCTTCAGAAACAGGATGCCCTATCAGGCG aaaATGATCCTATCTGGTTAGGAGCCACCTATGACCACCACAACAACCGATGGCAGTGGAGCATGAGTGGTCGCAATCTGTCCACCGACTCCTTCAGCCGCACTGATCCCGC CTATGTGCAACTTATCTCCAACAGCCAACCGCTGGATAATAACTGTGCCATCTACGATCCAAGCCTCAAGTACCGCTGGTCGGCGCGGCCCTGCTCGGATAAGCTTCGCTTCATATGCCAGCACAAGATGCCAAAGGTGAGCGGTCCCAATCGCTACAAGATCTACAACCGCTGGAACGCTACCTATCCGAACGAGCAGGCCAACGAGGTGGTCCTGGAGATCCTTGAACCGCGTGAAAACGATCGCAG GTACCACCGGCGTGTCAAGGCCGAGGACAGCGACGAAGAGATGATTATTCCCGACCGTCGACGCAATAACAATCGTCGCAACAACCACAGGAACCGTCAGATCAAGAATCAGAATCAACATCCCAACGATGTGAACTACCAGCCAGCACAGCAACGCCAAAGGAATCGTCCTCGTACTTCAACTGTTGCGCCAACTACTACGCAACCGGTTAGCCAGTCTAATGATGTCCTGGTTCCCTCACCCACGCCTCAGCAGATGACCCAGTACGATCGTAAATTGCAACGCCAACGGGAAAGGGAACGTCGCCGACAGCTGCGTCGGCAGGAACGCCAGAAGTTGGCTCGGGAGCAAAAGCGCGAAAGGCAACGTCGCCTTAAGGAGGAACGCCAGCGATTGCAGCGGGAGGAACAGCAGCGCCGGCAGCGATTGCAGCACGATGACCCCAAACCCCAAGTGATCGATGAACTGCGTCAGCGATCTGGTGAGGATCTGGATAAGAAACAAAGGGACGAGCACGAACAGAATCTAAGAAATGAacaggaaaagaaactaaggGAAGAACAACAGAAGCAACGCGATGAACAGGAACAAAGGAACAGGGAGGAGCAGGATAGACTCAAACAGGAGGAGGACGAACACCAGGCTAGGAACCACCAGCAAGAGCTTAAGGAAAACCAAGAACAGCAACTCCGCGAACTTAAAGCTAAGCAGGAGCGAGAGAAGCAAGAACGGGAATACCAGCAGCAAAAGCGTGAGCGCGAGCTCGAGCTACTGAAGCAACGGCAGGCTGAAGCAGACCGCCAGCACGCAGCCGACGAGGAAGCAGAGAAGCTACGGCTGGAGCGCATCCAAAAGCAACGCGAACTGGAGGCACAACAGCGACGAGAGCGCGAAGAGCAGCGCCGCAAACAGCGCGAGGAACAGGAGGAACAGGATCGCCAAAACCATGCCAAGCGTCTGGCTGAAGAGAAGCGACTGCGTGATCTGTATGCAGAGCGCATAAGGCTGGCCAATTCCGAGCGGGAGAAGCAACTTGCCGAGGCCCATGAAACCAAGCGACTTGAGGAGCTAAAGCTGAAAGAGCAGCTAAAGAAACAGGAGGACGAGCGACAGGAGCAGATTCGACgcgagcaggaggaggaggaaaagcGCCTGGAACTGGAGAGGCTTGAGGAGGCTCGCCGCTTCGAGGAAAAGGAACTAAAGCGCCTGCACGAGGAAAACCAGCGGCGCGAGGAGCAGAAGCTCCAGCGCGAGCGGGAAATAGCACTCCGCGAGGCCGCGGAGAAAAAATTAGCTGAGGAGGAGGAAATGCTGCGCAAGGAAGTGGCTGAAGAAGAACGCAAAGTGAAGCAGCGCCTGGAAGATGACATGCGACAGGCGGAAGAGGCGCGTAAAGCCAAGGAGGCGGAGGAACGGGCTGCCGAAGAGGCCAAGGCCGCCGAGCAGAAGCGACGCGTGGAGGCGGCCAAGAAGAAGGCCGACGAGGAAGTCAAGGCCAAGTTGGAGGAGAAGAGGCGTGAGTACGTGACTCGAATCTCGGCGCTGAGTCCCGAGGACCAGAAGAAGTTTATCGAGATGCGCAAACGGCGCAAGCAGCTGAAGGAGAAAAAGGAACGTGACCAGCGGGCAAAGGAACTGAAGAGGATACAGCAAGCCATGCGATTGGACGACAACGAGTAG
- the LOC117142059 gene encoding trichohyalin isoform X2 has protein sequence MCGSHKMWCCQVFILALFAHIIAAEFHGSAARAEINFEGPSPAHSQDAAAPTSRPKRRVYALCPPKFHRVGTDCYSLVDQRSSWLEAHFFCKDKNANLTEPGKHADRKLRLFLQKQDALSGENDPIWLGATYDHHNNRWQWSMSGRNLSTDSFSRTDPAQPLDNNCAIYDPSLKYRWSARPCSDKLRFICQHKMPKVSGPNRYKIYNRWNATYPNEQANEVVLEILEPRENDRRYHRRVKAEDSDEEMIIPDRRRNNNRRNNHRNRQIKNQNQHPNDVNYQPAQQRQRNRPRTSTVAPTTTQPVSQSNDVLVPSPTPQQMTQYDRKLQRQRERERRRQLRRQERQKLAREQKRERQRRLKEERQRLQREEQQRRQRLQHDDPKPQVIDELRQRSGEDLDKKQRDEHEQNLRNEQEKKLREEQQKQRDEQEQRNREEQDRLKQEEDEHQARNHQQELKENQEQQLRELKAKQEREKQEREYQQQKRERELELLKQRQAEADRQHAADEEAEKLRLERIQKQRELEAQQRREREEQRRKQREEQEEQDRQNHAKRLAEEKRLRDLYAERIRLANSEREKQLAEAHETKRLEELKLKEQLKKQEDERQEQIRREQEEEEKRLELERLEEARRFEEKELKRLHEENQRREEQKLQREREIALREAAEKKLAEEEEMLRKEVAEEERKVKQRLEDDMRQAEEARKAKEAEERAAEEAKAAEQKRRVEAAKKKADEEVKAKLEEKRREYVTRISALSPEDQKKFIEMRKRRKQLKEKKERDQRAKELKRIQQAMRLDDNE, from the exons ATGTGTGGCAGCCATAAAATGTGGTGCTGTCAAGTATTTATCTTAGCTTTAT TTGCTCACATAATTGCGGCGGAGTTCCACGGAAGTGCAGCTCGCGCCGAAATCAACTTCGAAGGCCCCTCGCCTGCTCACAGTCAGGATGCAGCAGCTCCAACTTCCAGGCCAAAGCGCCGTGTATACGCCTTGTGTCCACCGAAATTCCATCGCGTGGGCACCGATTGCTACTCGCTGGTCGATCAGCGCAGCAGTTGGTTGGAGGCACACTTCTTCTGCAAGGACAAAAACGCCAATCTCACAGAGCCGGGCAAACACGCCGACCGCAAGCTGAGACTTTTCCTTCAGAAACAGGATGCCCTATCAGGCG aaaATGATCCTATCTGGTTAGGAGCCACCTATGACCACCACAACAACCGATGGCAGTGGAGCATGAGTGGTCGCAATCTGTCCACCGACTCCTTCAGCCGCACTGATCCCGC CCAACCGCTGGATAATAACTGTGCCATCTACGATCCAAGCCTCAAGTACCGCTGGTCGGCGCGGCCCTGCTCGGATAAGCTTCGCTTCATATGCCAGCACAAGATGCCAAAGGTGAGCGGTCCCAATCGCTACAAGATCTACAACCGCTGGAACGCTACCTATCCGAACGAGCAGGCCAACGAGGTGGTCCTGGAGATCCTTGAACCGCGTGAAAACGATCGCAG GTACCACCGGCGTGTCAAGGCCGAGGACAGCGACGAAGAGATGATTATTCCCGACCGTCGACGCAATAACAATCGTCGCAACAACCACAGGAACCGTCAGATCAAGAATCAGAATCAACATCCCAACGATGTGAACTACCAGCCAGCACAGCAACGCCAAAGGAATCGTCCTCGTACTTCAACTGTTGCGCCAACTACTACGCAACCGGTTAGCCAGTCTAATGATGTCCTGGTTCCCTCACCCACGCCTCAGCAGATGACCCAGTACGATCGTAAATTGCAACGCCAACGGGAAAGGGAACGTCGCCGACAGCTGCGTCGGCAGGAACGCCAGAAGTTGGCTCGGGAGCAAAAGCGCGAAAGGCAACGTCGCCTTAAGGAGGAACGCCAGCGATTGCAGCGGGAGGAACAGCAGCGCCGGCAGCGATTGCAGCACGATGACCCCAAACCCCAAGTGATCGATGAACTGCGTCAGCGATCTGGTGAGGATCTGGATAAGAAACAAAGGGACGAGCACGAACAGAATCTAAGAAATGAacaggaaaagaaactaaggGAAGAACAACAGAAGCAACGCGATGAACAGGAACAAAGGAACAGGGAGGAGCAGGATAGACTCAAACAGGAGGAGGACGAACACCAGGCTAGGAACCACCAGCAAGAGCTTAAGGAAAACCAAGAACAGCAACTCCGCGAACTTAAAGCTAAGCAGGAGCGAGAGAAGCAAGAACGGGAATACCAGCAGCAAAAGCGTGAGCGCGAGCTCGAGCTACTGAAGCAACGGCAGGCTGAAGCAGACCGCCAGCACGCAGCCGACGAGGAAGCAGAGAAGCTACGGCTGGAGCGCATCCAAAAGCAACGCGAACTGGAGGCACAACAGCGACGAGAGCGCGAAGAGCAGCGCCGCAAACAGCGCGAGGAACAGGAGGAACAGGATCGCCAAAACCATGCCAAGCGTCTGGCTGAAGAGAAGCGACTGCGTGATCTGTATGCAGAGCGCATAAGGCTGGCCAATTCCGAGCGGGAGAAGCAACTTGCCGAGGCCCATGAAACCAAGCGACTTGAGGAGCTAAAGCTGAAAGAGCAGCTAAAGAAACAGGAGGACGAGCGACAGGAGCAGATTCGACgcgagcaggaggaggaggaaaagcGCCTGGAACTGGAGAGGCTTGAGGAGGCTCGCCGCTTCGAGGAAAAGGAACTAAAGCGCCTGCACGAGGAAAACCAGCGGCGCGAGGAGCAGAAGCTCCAGCGCGAGCGGGAAATAGCACTCCGCGAGGCCGCGGAGAAAAAATTAGCTGAGGAGGAGGAAATGCTGCGCAAGGAAGTGGCTGAAGAAGAACGCAAAGTGAAGCAGCGCCTGGAAGATGACATGCGACAGGCGGAAGAGGCGCGTAAAGCCAAGGAGGCGGAGGAACGGGCTGCCGAAGAGGCCAAGGCCGCCGAGCAGAAGCGACGCGTGGAGGCGGCCAAGAAGAAGGCCGACGAGGAAGTCAAGGCCAAGTTGGAGGAGAAGAGGCGTGAGTACGTGACTCGAATCTCGGCGCTGAGTCCCGAGGACCAGAAGAAGTTTATCGAGATGCGCAAACGGCGCAAGCAGCTGAAGGAGAAAAAGGAACGTGACCAGCGGGCAAAGGAACTGAAGAGGATACAGCAAGCCATGCGATTGGACGACAACGAGTAG
- the LOC117142060 gene encoding HIV Tat-specific factor 1, whose product MSDEGECKSEQLEKSEEAEEKKEKVEGQEATSPIPNTISVPEVDDKPTENKNQSDNHADKTDETSSQDFAAYEEHMTYGADGGAIYTDPSTKQKYKWCATGNNWQPLSIDETVAGQAGDPYENEHYKWCPKTQQWLPKKQETETEHYKWDDEKKKWVPKQPNQEGVYGVDEHGERTYTDKDGVQFFWDATKSAWFPKIDDDFMARYQMNYGFIDNTSAGEKEKAEKEAAEAKRKEEELKRMTAEAEAAMSRDNPASSAAVPTGKRKAQEPPKWFEMDPSQNTKVYVSNLPLDITMDEFADLMGKCGMVMRDPQTQKFKLKLYAEKDGQIKGDGLCDYIKVESVNLALKILDEYNLRGHKIRVQRAQFQMRGEYNPALKPKRKKKDKEKLQKMKEKLFDWRPDKMRGERSKNEKTVIIKNLFTPELFVKEVELILEYQNNLREECSKCGMVRKVVIYDRHPEGVAQINMASPEEADLVIQMMQGRFFGQRQLSAESWDGKTKYKIDESAVEAHERLSKWDEFLAEEETDKKASEEKKEEDVDSPETQLLPGDATP is encoded by the exons ATGAGCGACGAAGGTGAATGTAAATCGGAGCAGCTGGAGAAATCCGAAGAAGCGgaggaaaaaaaggaaaaggtaGAAGGGCAGGAAGCGACATCACCAATTCCCAACACCATTTCAGTCCCAGAAGTTGATGACAAGCCGacggaaaataaaaaccaatcgGATAATCACGCGGACAAAACGGACGAAACTTCATCTCAGGACTTCGCCGCCTACGAGGAGCACATGACCTATGGAGCGGATGGCGGGGCTATATACACCGATCCCAGCACGAAGCAGAAATACAAGTGGTGCGCCACCGGAAACAATTGGCAACCCTTAAGCATTGATGAAACAGTTGCTGGACAGGCTGGTGATCCCTACGAAAACGAGCACTACAAGTGGTGTCCCAAAACCCAACAGTGGTTGCCCAAAAAACAGGAAACTGAAACGGAGCACTACAAGTGGGATGACGAGAAAAAGAAGTGGGTACCCAAGCAACCGAACCAGGAAGGGGTTTACGGTGTGGATGAGCATGGTGAGCGTACTTACACCGATAAGGATGGAGTCCAGTTCTTTTGGGATGCAACCAAGAGTGCTTGGTTCCCCAAGATCGATGATGATTTTATGGCCCGCTACCAAATGAACTATGGATTCATTGACAACACTTCAGCGGGGGAGAAAGAGAAGGCTGAAAAGGAGGCGGCTGAGGCCAAGAGAAAGGAGGAGGAACTCAAGCGTATGACGGCAGAGGCGGAAGCTGCCATGTCCAGAGACAATCCAGCATCCAGCGCTGCAGTGCCCACTGGCAAGCGAAAGGCCCAGGAGCCCCCAA AATGGTTCGAAATGGATCCCTCGCAGAACACCAAGGTGTATGTCTCCAATTTGCCCCTGGACATTACCATGGATGAGTTTGCCGATCTGATGGGCAAGTGTGGCATGGTCATGAGAGATCCGCAGACGCAGAAGTTCAAGCTGAAACTGTATGCCGAAAAGGATGGACAAATCAAGGGCGATGGCTTGTGTGATTACATCAAG GTGGAGAGTGTCAATCTGGCGCTGAAAATTCTAGACGAGTACAATCTGCGTGGCCACAAGATCCGTGTCCAGAGGGCTCAGTTCCAAATGCGTGGAGAATACAATCCCGCTCTGAAGCCCAAGCGCAAGAAGAAGGACAAAGAGAAATTGCAAAAGATGAAGGAAAA GTTATTTGATTGGCGTCCAGATAAAATGCGAGGCGAACGGTCAAAGAATGAGAAAACCGTCATCATCAAAAACCTCTTCACCCCAGAACTCTTTGTGAAGGAAGTGGAGCTCATATTGGAGTACCAAAACAATCTGCGGGAGGAGTGCAGCAAATGCGGGATGGTCCGTAAAGTGGTTATCTATGAT CGCCATCCTGAGGGCGTTGCCCAGATCAACATGGCCTCACCGGAGGAAGCTGACCTCGTCATTCAAATGATGCAGGGGCGTTTTTTTGGACAGCGGCAACTAAGTGCGGAGTCCTGGGATGGCAAGACGAAATACAA AATTGACGAATCAGCTGTCGAGGCGCACGAACGGCTTTCCAAATGGGATGAATTCTTGGCAGAAGAAGAAACCGATAAAAAAGCTTCCGAGGAAAAGAAGGAGGAGGACGTTGACTCGCCCGAAACCCAGCTTTTGCCAGGAGACGCCACACCTTAG
- the LOC117142058 gene encoding uncharacterized protein LOC117142058 encodes MDIPASGAIFTLGKSHLAENTQSYFYIKNDPVKRLISGPNQSAVICESGRLFVWGENHYGQLGIGGHGGASGKKGGGSHNGNGDIVTKPTCVKALKTLGLKICDVAFGNHWAVMLTHSNEIFFTGRNIFPEDTHVAQHFTSAQVDQQSCAIIRKPFRLEEFDDYLSKNEETDNFMTVQAGKEHFAVLTTTGRLIGCGSNAQLQLGELEPDYDGHPVEIRLDAPVQQFACGPESTLVLTATGNLFLTGHLNEFVFPRFTELQKNLPPTEAIIFMHISKTSEVYIVTNAGSIYRSFESLRNKSLVFQRFYDYDCEENGPIWKLLKGFSFYAVLSKANKFFTTFSESGHHLKTFREISKFKNLRLLDIAVGDQHVLVQGIPRSSMSSASVNGSAEPNRYVSRSLALQPTDANGNKEEIRTHSGRSLTKQEGMEETEDQSMSTTVGGLTAAAGAGTAAAMEAVKHLINSEKPEEKSDLTRYQDMNANIESGDLMPKGHNEPKGSDEMGPNSNISEKEEVNQIEGRVAPGNENESATDQEKSVHCPNTAVTSQAIKTNNGYKGMEPSAPVESPVIPADTKESSLKAIDSPVKTKGSPAKTIESSIKSNSSPVESMEKLPTPPTRTPTPPNSLTESLRSNKSVQDMQLVDHKPKVPGSQETLLRPRTPYTESSSSSTPQTVKKTPIRNFSYESAMDHDHLERTSPELVSSLDTVEEVPTAKIQVNTPTPPTEDDEHLAVEITTTKDSTDSSKVINEIRFINDGVDVTSKVEEQMPDTPLESSVEDLESDGEHIMQRVEEHVDKIVTNSEEAASKVGEDAMDVMDSTRNSIQTAVRNAANGARDAMEAVGERMATGARGAVDTVGGAVGAAGKGAQRMASDAMHAVEQAGSSAMHAVEQAGSNAVKAASETKDSMGRAMDSVTSKISTEVQGAKENISSLFQIKAAREADPQTTPCSTPRGEDDLSFKEGAPKTTTTLGSNEEDERTTASVNSNHNSAGHGNGNGNIFEPSTTFEDPLDAVVERSKKAMQDDIRAMQLRANSHVQAVAQQKEEDAKGFVQQVIDRLSCRNEKAVRIEDELRPPAGSHNKNTNKVNSELSLTNGQAHGDQAQASRVCTIL; translated from the exons ATGGATATACCTGCTAGCGGAGCCATTTTCACCCTGGGCAAATCCCATCTGGCGGAGAATACCCAAAGCTACTTCTACATCAAAAACGATCCTGTGAAGCGCCTGATTTCCGGTCCAAACCAGAGCGCTGTCATTTGTG AATCTGGACGGCTATTTGTTTGGGGCGAGAACCACTACGGACAGCTCGGCATTGGTGGCCATGGCGGAGCCTCCGGCAAAAAGGGCGGCGGCAGCCACAACGGCAACGGGGACATCGTCACCAAACCCACCTGCGTGAAGGCCTTGAAAACCCTCGGATTAAAGATTTGCGACGTCGCCTTCGGCAATCACTGGGCCGTGATGCTAACAC ACTCCAACGAAATCTTTTTCACGGGTCGCAATATCTTTCCCGAGGATACCCATGTGGCTCAGCACTTTACGAGCGCCCAAGTTGATCAGCAGTCATGCGCCATTATCCGGAAGCCTTTTCGGTTGGAAGAGTTCGATGATTACCTCTCCAAGAACGAGGAGACGGACAACTTTATGACAGTCCAAGCGGGCAAGGAGCACTTTGCAGTGCTGACCA CCACTGGTCGTTTGATTGGTTGTGGCTCCAATGCCCAGCTGCAGTTAGGAGAACTAGAGCCAGACTACGATGGTCATCCGGTAGAGATTCGTCTTGATGCACCGGTGCAGCAGTTTGCCTGCGGACCGGAGTCCACTCTGGTTTTGACCGCCACCGGGAACCTCTTTCTCACCGGCCACCTCAACGAGTTCGTCTTTCCGCGCTTCACCGAGCTGCAGAAAAATCTGCCGCCCACCGAAGCCATCATCTTTATGCACATTTCCAAGACCAGCGAGGTGTACATTGTGACCAATGCGGGCAGCATCTATCGCAGCTTCGAGTCGCTACGGAACAAGAGTCTGGTCTTCCAACGTTTCTATGACTACGACTGCGAGGAAAACGGACCCATCTGGAAGCTCCTTAAAGGATTCTCCTTCTATGCGGTTCTCAGCAAGGCCAACAAGTTCTTTACTACGTTCTCGGAGAGCGGCCATCATTTGAAAACCTTCCGTGAAATTTCCAAGTTTAAGAACCTGCGACTATTGGACATCGCAGTGGGGGATCAACACGTCCTGGTGCAGGGCATACCGCGTTCCTCGATGTCGTCTGCATCTGTAAATGGATCAGCTGAACCAAATCGCTACGTGAGCCGTAGTCTTGCGTTGCAGCCAACTGATGCCAATGGAAACAAAGAGGAGATTAGGACACACAGCGGAAGAAGCCTTACCAAACAAGAGGGTATGGAGGAAACTGAGGATCAATCAATGTCGACTACTGTGGGAGGATtgactgcagcagcaggagccgGAACAGCGGCGGCCATGGAGGCAGTGAAGCATTTAATTAATAGTGAGAAACCAGAAGAGAAGTCAGATTTAACTCGTTACCAGGACATGAATGCAAATATCGAAAGTGGAGACCTTATGCCTAAAGGACACAATGAACCAAAGGGTAGTGATGAAATGGGTCCAAACTCAAATATTTCTGAAAAAGAGGAAGTTAATCAAATCGAGGGGCGGGTTGCACccggaaatgaaaatgaaagcGCCACAGATCAAGAAAAATCAGTTCACTGTCCGAACACGGCTGTAACAAGTCAagcaatcaaaacaaataatggATATAAAGGGATGGAGCCATCGGCACCTGTAGAGTCCCCCGTAATACCAGCGGATACAAAAGAATCATCACTAAAAGCAATCGATTCCCCTGTGAAAACAAAAGGATCACCAGCTAAAACCATAGAATCTTCAATAAAATCAAACTCATCTCCTGTCGAATCGATGGAGAAGCTACCCACTCCTCCTACACGTACACCCACCCCTCCCAATTCCCTCACAGAATCTTTAAGGTCGAATAAATCCGTACAAGATATGCAATTAGTTGATCATAAGCCGAAAGTGCCAGGCAGCCAGGAAACACTTTTACGCCCACGCACGCCATATACCGAGAGCAGTAGTTCTAGCACACCGCAGACGGTAAAAAAGACGCCGATACGAAACTTTTCATACGAGTCTGCCATGGACCATGACCATCTGGAGAGGACTTCTCCGGAACTGGTCTCTAGTCTGGACACAGTGGAGGAAGTACCTACGGCCAAAATTCAGGTGAACACACCAACACCGCCCACGGAAGACGACGAGCACCTGGCCGTGGAAATAACCACAACGAAGGACTCAACGGACAGCAGCAAAGTGATCAACGAAATACGCTTCATAAACGACGGAGTGGATGTGACGTCTAAGGTAGAGGAACAAATGCCAGATACACCATTGGAGAGCTCCGTTGAGGATCTGGAATCAGATGGAGAGCATATAATGCAACGTGTGGAGGAGCACGTTGACAAAATTGTGACGAACTCTGAGGAGGCGGCGTCCAAAGTCGGCGAAGACGCGATGGATGTCATGGACTCCACGCGTAACTCAATTCAAACAGCGGTAAGAAATGCAGCAAATGGAGCTCGTGATGCCATGGAGGCTGTAGGCGAGCGAATGGCTACTGGAGCTCGTGGAGCCGTAGATACCGTAGGCGGAGCAGTAGGAGCGGCGGGTAAAGGTGCCCAGCGGATGGCCAGCGATGCAATGCACGCAGTGGAACAAGCAGGAAGTAGTGCAATGCATGCAGTGGAGCAGGCGGGCAGTAATGCGGTCAAAGCAGCCTCCGAAACAAAGGATTCGATGGGCAGGGCCATGGATTCGGTGACCAGCAAGATCTCTACTGAAGTCCAGGGCGCCAAGGAAAACATCTCCTCATTGTTTCAGATAAAAGCGGCGAGGGAGGCGGATCCACAGACCACGCCATGTTCCACACCTCGCGGCGAGGATGACTTGTCCTTCAAAGAGGGGGCACCAAAGACCACCACAACGTTGGGTTCCAACGAGGAGGATGAACGAACAACAGCCTCTGTAAACTCAAACCACAATTCCGCAGGACATGGCAATGGTAATGGCAACATCTTCGAGCCAAGCACTACCTTTGAAGACCCTCTGGATGCAGTGGTGGAGCGCAGTAAGAAGGCAATGCAGGATGACATCCGGGCCATGCAACTGAGGGCAAATTCCCATGTTCAAGCTGTGGCCCAGCAGAAGGAGGAAGACGCTAAGGGATTCGTGCAGCAGGTGATCGACAGGCTCTCGTGCCGTAACGAAAAGGCGGTCAGGATTGAAG ATGAACTGCGTCCGCCGGCTGGAAGtcacaacaaaaacacaaacaaagtTAACAGCGAGCTGAGCTTAACCAATGGACAGGCACATGGCGATCAGGCGCAGGCGTCGCGGGTCTGCACGATTTTATAA